The Betta splendens chromosome 24, fBetSpl5.4, whole genome shotgun sequence DNA window AATTCAGCAGGATGATTGTGGGAAAATTAACTGGATCTTTAAACGTACACTGGAAAACAGCTTAAAGCTGGTTACGTCTGGAAAAATAgacacaaataaattagaccgaCTAAGATTAACAAAGACCTGTTCTCTGGTCATAAAGAACGTCGCCATAAAGAACGATGTTGGTGTCTACAACTGCACAcaagaaggtcaaaggtcgaatAGACTGGCTTATTTGTCTGTTGTTACCAGTAAGTATTTACCTCATTTAACAGGAGCTTAAACTGtagagaataagaataaaagtGAATAATAACGATCATGATGCTCTCGTCGTCTCATCACCAGTGACTGAACAAACAACCGGTGATCAAGTGACAGTCACCTGCTCTGTGTGGAGCTTCGGGAGTGAGTGTGAATACAGAGTGAAGTGGCTGCGTGAGGATAAAGATGTGAACTCGGGAGCAGCTCCATTAAACGCTGCTCCACCAGCGTCTCCTTCACCAACACGTCCACGTCTACAACAAACTCACTGACGTGTGAAGTGATTGACCCTCGTCAGGAAGTTCTGCACTTCCCCTTCAGGCCTCGAGACTCTAACGGAGAAACAGGTGAGAACACGAGCAAACGTTCATCATTATTAATACTACATATATCAGTAACAGTTTACTTTAATGTGTCTGGAAACATCCCATAGAAGCATTTTCAGCTTGGTGGCGGTTCATCGTTGTGGGTTTGGTCACACTGATTGTAATAGTCGTCGTCGTCAGAGgacataaaacaataaaagctgatgctgatgatggacTTTCTTACGCTTCCGTCGGCTTTAAGAAGCGCGGCGCTAAAGCTCAGGTAACGCTCCTCCACATTCTGCCCATCGATCCAGAGGAAGCCTCCGCTTCACGTGTGCTGCTGGTTCCTTCCAGGTCCAGAGTAGAGATgaaggtgatgaagatgatggtgatgaagCACGGTGAaagctgcctcctctgctgccgccaGCCACAAACCGAACAAACCAGCTTAATGTCTAACATTTTCTACCCCAAGCCTGTTTTCTGAGAgttttctgaaaaatggcatagcttcattcaaatgaatttatctctgcaaccacaaagtctatttgactgcaaatagtgtcataatgtaagggacacttgtgagatgtgatatgaggtgtaaaattagtgtaggtgttactgatgtgatgtttatgaataatagaaaagtaaaatgtttcagttataTCTAAAGAGAAATGCACTGTTAGAATGAATATCTTACTAAAGCAGAGGCAACTGAAACTTCTAACCCATGAAATCATAGCACAATCGGTGAACATCAACTCAGCAAAAAGGTGGTTTGCATACAGTGAAGCAGGACCAAGTTATAACAATTTTAATGCAGTCAAATGAGCGAAGGAGTTTCCTTGTGTggatattttttgtttttccactactATCCACCtacaacagcaataaaagtcaTCAATATGTCCAAATACCACTTACCTTTACCAATCTAAACTTATGTGAAGGTATATATTTGTGTCCACCATTTCCAAATCTGTCGCTGTACAGGCCGCTAGGGGGCGCacgtgtctgtgcagccatatcTCCACCTAGCAACAACTGAACGTGGTCTTTTTACTGGTTACAACCTATGGAATTGGcctaaaaacaacacaagattGACAGGACTAGTAGCCAGTAAGAATGGCTGATCGcgttttatggccctggtgcaataaaaatgtcaccaaatgGCGCCTCCTATAAATTACTTCAGACAAGCACTGTGGGAGGGTTAGAGAGTAACAGAGTGAATGAGTAACCTCCCAGAAGGTAGAAATAACAGAGAATGGGATCAGTTCACCAGTAACATGAACTTTGTGTGAATATGTTTGAATGcgtacattgtttatttagcgtTCGTCATTCTAAATGCAAGTGATAGCTAGCACCACAAACTAGCCCAGGGCTGGTATTAATGCTAACTTCATGCTAACAGTTTATTGTATCATATGTCcgtctgtgtttgatgtacatgaaggacacttactgtatatagtgTTGTAGCCCTCACTCTGCTGTGTAATTTGATTTTAGGCATGTCTATATCCATGCATTTTGTTTATCCTGTAAAACACAATATTTATAACCCTGATGTCTGATCCTGTCCGCTTCGGTTTTGTGGAGGTTTCAGACAGAACCAAACCGGTCACTTGTTCCCAGAAAGTAGTGTAGTGCACTTAGTTTAGTGTAGTGTAGTTAGTTTAGTGTAgttattttagtttagtttagtgtaGGTAGTTTCTCATAACACTCTCAACACTAAATCTGAGAGTGAAAACGTCCTAAACATGAAAGAGTGGACGTTGGCTCCGCTGCTGTTTGGACCAAACTGATTCATGTGTCAGAGGATCTGGTTCCTCATAGAACCAACAGTCCAGTGATTTGATGTTTAGAACCAACAGCTGGACCTGTGTTTCCTACTGGCTGTAACAGGACGTGTGCTGATGCAGACAAAGTGCTAAATATTCAAAtgaagacagagaaggaggtTCTCTCTGTCCGTTGCTTCATCCCTGAACTGagccgctgcctcctgctgtgataACGTCGTAGTggtataaatacaaatatctATGAGTAAATATCAAACTCATTTACACTGTTACAAAGTCACTTCTTCACCATCTGGATCCTGTCCGCTTCGGTTTTGTGGAGGTTTCAGACAGAACCTTTGTGGAGGTGTGAAGTGAAACCTGTCTGGATAAAAACGTCCAGCTGCGTTGACTCAACGTCCACACAACCTGGATGAATGACAACCTGCATTACACCAACAAAGAAGAGCTGAGAAGTTTAAACAGCAGACCAGTTCacagaataaaagcaaacacagggagaTGTGATAATTTGCTATGAGTGTTTAGCTGCTGGAGGTGAATCTTCAGTACATCTGAGTCACGTACTCACTTACAACTACTCTAATATGTGTAGAGTCCAGAATAGAAGCTCAGTGAGTCACCGGTAAAAAAGGACAGGAGTCCCCTCCACTCTGCGGGGGCTCGAAgacacagtgtttgtgtcaggttttcgttcttggttttgttttgaaaggacttttctgtttttgatcccagtttccggttttattttgtaagcacttccgtttctcatcacaccacagcagttcccgcttcactcccggtcctcattacacacacctgttttgtatcagtgatctacttcttgcatttaaccaccacctgtcgccttagttctccgccagatcgttgattcattgttctccgCAGAGTCTCCAGTTTAGCACATTCCTTTGTCGAACCAGTTACGTTTTTCTGACCATtgcttctcgcctgatcctgccCAGTTTCGTAAGTTGATTCTGTTgccgaactctgcctgttttgaACCTGTCTACGCCTGCCGATTCTGCCCCGAGACCTGAGCCTTttgttaacctgtgtatgacccggactgcccTGTGACTTCGCTTTTTTGGAATAAACCCACATTTTACACCGTacgcatcgtgtcctggcgctgtgcatttgggtcctttatttGCCGTTCGTGACAGTTTGGATCTTACAATGTCTCATGACTTAATCATCTTCTCTGTCAGGGACTCGTTTGCCACAGAACAAATCCGTCGTCCACTAAGAAGCGTGGCTTTGTTCGAGGGGCTGAAGGTCTAAAGGTCCCTGCAGAGTTTGGGCCGAGCTTTTCCTTTAAGTCACTGGGAGCTTTAACGTTTACCCATCTGCACTGATCCACATGCTCCAGATGTAACTGTACTTCTAATGCTGTTGTCTCTCtcttgttgtgctttggggcGTGTGAAGCTCTTACAGCAGGTgatggtcacacacacatcacttgtGCTGTTCTCAACACACTGACTCATAAACAAACAGCCTGAAAACTGAGCAGCACAAAGACGGACGCTGAGGCAGAACGGGTTTATTGAGTCACATCAAACCAAGACGAGCTCAGACGAAGCTTAGTTACAGCAACGACAAAACCTCTGACTCCAAGTGAACACAACAATCATCTGCTGAACCCGTGGGTCCAGATGtttggaagcagcagcatcatcatctgtCTGGCTGTTGCTGATGCTGACGTTTGGCCGCAGGCTTCTCCATCTCTCACCCGCCTCTCATTCACTCATCTGACTTGTAGATGAGGCTGCGGGAGGTTGTGGATCCTTGTGTTTGTGACCACgtagatgtgatgtgatgtcatGTGGCTGCGTGGACGTGAGAAGCGCTCTGTTGGCAGCTCGTTTCGCGACGCTTCCACTGAAGCTGCAACGAACATGAAATGAGCAGGATGCTGCACGGACGCTGCTGACTCACGTTGTTGTGCTTTTCATCTCCAGTAAAAGTCAAAGTCCAACCTTCTGCCCATTAACGAGACAAACTGCTCAATTAATCAAACAAAtgaatgtgatgtttttgttcAGGAAGTTGTTTCAGACTAAATCTGAGCGTGAAAACGTCCTAAACATGAAAGAGCTCCGCTGTTTTGGACAGAACTGATTCATGTGTCAGAGGATCTGGTTCCTCATAGAACCAACAGTCCAGTGATTTGATGTTTAGAACCAACAGCTAGACCTTTGTTTCCTAATGTCTGTAACAGGACGAGTGCTAAAtactaatataaataaaaacatcagtaaaacatGATATTTTCTGTAAAATCTGCAGGATGTGAGTTGATGGGACCTCAAATTTTGGAGTCATTTGAGCGTTGCTCTGTTAAAGTTTGGTTGTAACGCATTAAGAATGTTCATCttatcatttattcatgtaaCATTATATATTACATAATATTTAATCATTACATTAGGTGTAGTTGTAACTTACAGTTTTTTGCTGCTCCCGTTTTTAactttaaattgataaaaggtcgtttgaaagaataaaagctGGTTGTGACCCGTGGGGTTAATCAAATAAGCCTTTTATTTGCCAGTGTGTCGGTTTCACTGCTAGAACATTCACATGAAGCAGAGACCTCCTTAAACTACACACACAGTGCTTCAGTCCAGACGGGTCGCGTTTGACGCTCTCCAACTCTCTGCGCGTAAAACGACGCAGGATTCAAACTTGGGTTCAGAGTCTCGGATGCGGGGACGGGTTCAAAGGAACGCTTCATTTCCCGATCTCGTCCAGGACCTTGCGGTTGAGCTGCGCCTGCTCGCGCTGGCTCTCCATCTTGGCCATTTGGATCATATTCCTCAGCAGGTGGAAGGTCAGGTCGATGGACAGCGGCGGCTCCTCGCTGCGCTTCAGCAGCTGCGCCGCCGCCCGCAcggcctcgtcctcgtcctcgtcctcgcgCTCGTCGTGTGCCGGACGCACGCGCAGACGCTCCGGGTCGCTCCTCTGTAGAAACCTCAGGAGGTCCGAGGCGGCGGCGTCCCGCTCGTCCAGTGGAGCGGTTCCGTCCAACCAGCCGTGGACGCGCGGTCTGCCGGCGGCAGGACGCACGTGcacagagatgaggaggaggagcagagggaccGGTTTCATGACCTGCAACCAGAGGATCGGACACAGCGTTAGACTCGGTCCGTTTGCTCCACTTCGCCCGAACAACAGAGCGAAGCAGGCGTGAGAGTGAGTCAATCTGCCGGACTCACTGGTTCGTCTCCAGATGCTGCAGCGGATCCtggtctgaggaggagctgccacGTCGGAGCCGAGTCTGAAACGTCCCCGTGAGCGGCTCAGGTTTTATACAGGATGCTTTGACGTCAACGTGAGCGACTGGCGCTTCGCTGGGCGCTACAGGTGCACTGGAGGCTACTGGGAGGCGCCAGAGGCACAGGAAGCGGTGGTGCTCGGGAAACAAAGGGTCCGTTTCCAAACTCGGTTCTGATTCAAGAAGTGAGAAAAGTCTTAACTCAACACTAACAAGTCTCAACTTTATAGCGTCTGGtggagctgtccgtggtgctgaaccgCTTCTTCTGCCTGTAGCAACGTTAAAGTGATCTGAGTTGGTTCTAACTCTTGTGACGTGTGACAACTGTCTGTAGGTGATGACTGAGTCCCTGCCAGCGATGACTCCGACCTCAACACTCATCACACAGGCGACGTCTCCGTCACGTCTCAGGGCCAACAGGACCGTGTATCATCATTAAAATTACCTTGGCTTCAAATTAAAGCACAGTGAGCTCGGTGCCGGGTCCAAAACGTATTCCAGGTTTCTGGGGAGAGGCCATTTGGCAGAAGctcagcagcctcctcatctCCCTCCAAACAAAGCCGCGCCTCCAAGGCCGAGCTGCTCACAGAAGTTAGCCAGGTCAAAACAGGCCGGCGTCTCCACGTGGAAACTTTTACTTCATGAACTAACGGCTCATGAGCAGGTCATGAAGATGAGCCTTAGAATGTTCGGTCACTCCATTAATAACAGAAACCGAAAGGTAGCTTgtgatgagaaagaaaaaacagctaAACGTGTAAAGAGTGAGGATTTATTACAAAGTCACAGGATGCGAATACAAATCCATTCGA harbors:
- the uts1 gene encoding urotensin 1; the encoded protein is MKPVPLLLLLISVHVRPAAGRPRVHGWLDGTAPLDERDAAASDLLRFLQRSDPERLRVRPAHDEREDEDEDEAVRAAAQLLKRSEEPPLSIDLTFHLLRNMIQMAKMESQREQAQLNRKVLDEIGK